One window from the genome of Epinephelus moara isolate mb chromosome 5, YSFRI_EMoa_1.0, whole genome shotgun sequence encodes:
- the LOC126390538 gene encoding retinal cone rhodopsin-sensitive cGMP 3',5'-cyclic phosphodiesterase subunit gamma-like: MADVAVAAPADKKAPPKFKQRTVRTFKSKAPKPGQKGFGDDIPGMEGLGTDITVICPWEAFGDMELSDLAKYGII; this comes from the exons atggCTGACGTCGCCGTTGCAGCTCCTGCTGACAAGAAAGCACCTCCCAAATTTAAGCAGAGGACTGTACGCACCTTTAAGAGCAAGGCGCCTAAACCAGGCCAGAAGGG ATTCGGAGATGACATCCCCGGCATGGAGGGTCTTGGCACTGACATCACAGTGATTTGCCCATGGGAAGCCTTTGGTGACATGGAGCTCAGCGACCTGGCAAAATATGGAATTATTTAG
- the rbfox2 gene encoding RNA binding protein fox-1 homolog 2 isoform X4, which produces MMGLYYPSVLSGSQDSAGGQEGLVPPPFSAFPPPPPPPPQNGLALDYGGSLYAAGAVQGPVEAGGAANSAANAANSLSVQQSDGSSQIDGQSVVGSGGVGGGGTVGDDSDTKGTPKRLHVSNIPFRFRDPDLRQMFGQFGKILDVEIIFNERGSKGFGFVTFETSADAERAREKLHGTLVEGRKIEVNNATARVMTNKKMTTPYSNGEGLATLPYAGWKLSPMVGAMYSPELYTVPGFPYPAAAAAASTAATFRGAHLRGRARPVYSAVRAAVPQPAIPTYPGVMAYQDGFYGAADLYGGYAAYRYAQPAAVATPAAAAAAAAAYSDSYGRVYTADPYHAALAPAAYGVGAMATLYRGGYSRFAPY; this is translated from the exons GGCTCTCAGGATAGTGCTGGTGGTCAGGAGGGACTTGTACCTCCACCTTTCTCTgcattccctccacctccaccgcCGCCCCCCCAGAACGGCCTGGCCCTGGATTACGGGGGCAGCCTGTACGCAGCAGGGGCCGTTCAAGGCCCCGTGGAAGCCGGTGGAGCAGCGAACAGTGCCGCCAACGCTGCCAACAGCCTCAGTGTCCAA CAGTCAGATGGGTCCTCCCAGATTGACGGTCAGTCAGTTGTTGGCTCGGGGGGAGTAGGTGGCGGCGGGACTGTTGGAGATGATTCAGACACCAAGGGGACCCCCAAACGCCTCCACGTGTCCAACATCCCTTTCCGCTTCCGAGACCCGGACCTACGGCAGATGTTTGGG CAATTTGGCAAAATCCTCGACGTAGAGATCATTTTCAACGAGAGGGGATCCAAG GGTTTCGGCTTTGTAACATTCGAGACGAGTGCAGATGcagagagagccagagagaaGCTTCACGGTACGCTGGTGGAAGGACGTAAAATCGAG GTGAATAATGCCACAGCCAGAGTGATGACGAACAAGAAGATGACCACCCCTTATTCAAACGGAGAGGGCCTCGCGACGCTGCCATATG CTGGATGGAAGTTGAGTCCCATGGTTGGAGCCATGTACAGCCCTGAACTCTACACAG tacCAGGGTTTCCatacccagcagcagcagcagctgcctcCACTGCTGCGACCTTTCGAGGCGCTCATCTCCGGGGTCGTGCCCGGCCCGTCTACAGCGCAGTCAGGGCAGCTGTGCCACAACCTGCAATCCCTACCTACCCGgg TGTGATGGCCTATCAGGATGGCTTTTACGGTGCAGCTGATCTCTAT GGCGGCTACGCAGCGTATCGTTACGCACAGCCGGCTGCGGTAGCAACCCCTGCAGCAgcggcagctgcagcagcagcttacaGTGACAG ctATGGACGAGTTTACACGGCAGACCCCTACCATGCTGCGCTCGCTCCAGCTGCCTACGGTGTTGGAGCCATG GCCACACTGTACAGGGGAGGCTACAGTAGATTTGCCCCTTACTAA
- the LOC126390294 gene encoding retinal cone rhodopsin-sensitive cGMP 3',5'-cyclic phosphodiesterase subunit gamma-like — protein sequence MADAAVAAPADKKAPPKFKQRAARTFKSKAPKPGQKGFGDDIPGMEGLGTDITVVCPWEAFGDMELSDLAKYGIV from the exons ATGGCAGACGCAGCCGTTGCAGCTCCCGCCGACAAGAAGGCACCTCCCAAGTTCAAGCAGAGGGCTGCTCGTACCTTCAAGAGCAAGGCCCCTAAACCAGGCCAGAAGGG ATTTGGAGATGACATCCCCGGCATGGAGGGTCTTGGCACAGACATCACAGTGGTTTGCCCATGGGAAGCCTTCGGTGACATGGAGCTCAGCGACCTGGCGAAATATGGAATTGTCTAG